GACGCCAAATGGAGAAGCAGACGAACCGGTATTTGCGGTTATGAACGGTCGGGTCATGCACGTGAACCCAGTTGCGAGCCGTAGTGGTTATGGCCGTTACGTGGTGCTTGAGCATACAGATGCAGATATTCCTGTGTATACACTCTACTCTCATCTGGCGGATATCGCTGAGGGCGTCGAAGAGGGTGTCTGGTTACAAGCGGGAGATCCGGTGGGTGGTTTGGGCCGATCGGCAGCCTATGACATTCCCAAGTCTCGGGCTCACGTCCATTTTGAGATAGGCCTGCGTATAGGGAACGGATTCCAGGGGTGGTATGATCAGCAAGACTTCACCGCTCCTAATCATTTTGGAATATGGAACGGTATGAACCTGGTCGGCTTCGATCCACTCGCATTCTTCGAGGCCGTCCGCGATGGTGAATTTACCAGCTTTCACGCCCATATCCAGACCTTCGCTGAGTTGGCCGTGCTTCGGGTCCACACGTCTAAGATTCCTGACCTTATTCAGAGGTATCCGACTCTGCTGACACGGCCGATCGAGCCGGGTAGCGGTATTGCGGCCTGGGACATCGTATTTTCGCAATATGGTTTTCCGATCCGCCTCACGCCCTGGTTTGCCGGTGAGCTCCCAGCGCGTAATGGAGGCAGTGTGGAACTCTTGAGTATCGATGAGCGACTGAGGGCCGAGACCCGGTGTTGGAAGAGCTTTTCGCGCAGCCGGGATACCTATGAGGTGGCCGCTTTTATGCAGCGTACCCTTGCGATTTTATTTGAACATTGAGGGGAGGTAGAAGCCGAATGTCATTCGTGCCAAGGAATGATTTATAATGCAGGCCGAGGAGGTAGAGACGTTTTGCCAAAACGTCTTCGCTCGCGGGATTGATCTGTCCTTTCCCCAGATAAGACTTTGGAAAGGCGGTGGTGGTGTAGGAGGGCCTTCCGGTAATAATGCTCCATAAAGGAACTGACTAAACCTGTATAGATAGCTTCAGACTACTTATCTTTCGCAGTTGTCGTCTCGTCCTTAGGATCGTAGATATATCCGACACCATGAATCGTGCGAAACGCATCAAGAGATGTATTGTGGCGGCTAAAGTGGTCTCGGATTTTTACAATGTATTGGTCCAGCGAGCGTGAGCGAACGTCGGCATGAATACCCCAAACTGAGTGAATTAAGCTGCGGCGGGTCAGAACGGTATGGGGATTGGAGACCAGATAGGTCAGGATGCCCAGTTCTTTGCGCCCTATTTTTTCAGAAGTTCCATCGTCAAAGATGATTTCCATACGGCCAGGAGACACCAGTGCCGTGCAGAATTTGAAGTCGTTAGTACTAACCTTCGCATTCTGCGTGATATGATTATCTTTCGAGGTCTCTGCTCGACGTAACACAGCGTGGATCCGAGCGATGAGTTCCGGGAATGAAAATGGCTTTGTGATGTAATCATCGCCGCCCATTTCGAGACCTTTTACTTTCTGCACCTCGGAATTATTTCCTGTCAGAAAAATGACTGGAACTTGTATGCCATTTCGACGTAGTTCCTCCATTAAACTAAAACCAGTGCCGTCTGGTAGGTTGATATCTAGGAGAAGCAGATTCGCGAAGTTGTTTTTCAGAAATCGAACGATACGGGAGATACGGTGATAGACCTGGGTCATCATTCCGGCCATCTCCAGTTGTTCCGAAATCAGATTGGCGAGTTCTTTTTCATCTTCAACGACGAGAATAAGCGGTTTTGGCTGGGGCATATCAGTCTAAGCGGGTAGTTCCTTCAAATCTGAGAGTATCTGATTAGCGTGCTCTTCTGGTTTCACTTTAGGGTAGGTCTTCAAAATTGTTCCTTCCGGGCCAACAATAAAGGTCATGCGATAAATGCCTTCATAAGTTTTGCCCATAAATTTTTTCTCTCCATAAACCCCGAACCCATTTGCTGTAGTGAGCTCTGGATCGGAAGCGAGGGGGAAGTTGAGAGAATGTTTTTTCCGAAATTTATCATGCGAGGCCTCCGAATCGCCACTAACGCCGATCACGCTAATATTTTGGTCGCTAAAATCCGTCCATTGATCTCGTAATCCACAGGCCTGCTTGGTGCATCCGGGGGTATCGTCCTTTGGATAAAAGTAGACGACATATGTTCGTCCACGGAGGCCGCTTGTGTGCAGCTCCGTACCCGCAGCATCGCGGTAAGCGAAATCTGGAGCGGTGGCGCCAGCTTCTAGAGGAGTCGGTTTGTTCATGAGCAGAGGATTAATCCGATAAACAGTGTTTAGGTAACGTTCGTTTGTTAAGAAAATTTACAACTGGTTTAGGTAATCGCTGATAGCTCTTAGATTAAATGGCGTACTTCAGAGTATTTTCTTTGCCTAACGTGTGTTTTGAGTTGCAGCGCGATATGAAATTATACTGATTAAGCGTTCGCTCTTATTTCCGGGGGGTCCGGGAAGCGATTAATAAACCTGAGAATTAACCCTCAACCCTCTCCATTAGGAGAGTTTCCATCATACTGTATGAGTTCTTTAATGGACGATCTAATGGCCGAATCCCAGTTCCAGCAACTGGCGGAAGGCTCAATTGTAAAAGGCACCATCATAGAGGTGCGCCCCAACGAAGTCGTCGCTGACATCGGAGGAAAAGCAGAAGGGGTCATCCCCAGCCACGAATTTTTTGACGTCGGCGAACTGCAAATTGGTGAAGAAATCGAAGTGTTTCTCGAGCGTCTCGAGGACAAAGACGGCAACCCGGTCATCTCATTTGACAAAGCCGAACAGAAGAAAAACTGGGAAAATATCCTCACCAAGTGTGAAGAAGGATCAATCGTCCAGGGTCGCGTAAAGGCCAAGGTTAAGGGCGGTCTGATCGTATCGATCGGTGTCGACTCCTTCCTGCCTGCTTCCCAAATCGATATTCAGCCACCGAAGAATTTAGACCAATACATGGGCCAGACTTACGACTTTAAGGTTTTAAAGATCAATTTGGACCGCAAAAATATCGTCGTATCGCGTCGCGAGCTCATTGAAGAGCAACGCCAGGAAAAGCGCCGCAAGCTTCTCGACGAAGTTAAGCCCGGCGACAGCCGCACCGGTGTGGTCAAGAATATCACCGACTATGGTGCTTTCGTCGACCTCGACGGCCTCGACGGCCTGCTTCACATTACCGATATGTCTTGGGGGCGTATTTCTCACCCGAGCGAGATGCTCAAACAAGGTGAGGAAATCACAGTCATGATCATCGAGGTCAACCGTGACCGCGAGCGCGTTTCTTTAGGACTCAAACAGCTCAGCTCAAATCCTTGGGACAAGATCGAGGAGAAATACCCAGTCAACGTCAGGATTTCTGGCCGTGTGGTTAATCTCGTGCCTTACGGAGCATTCATCGAGATCGAAGAAGGCGTCGAAGGTCTTGTGCACGTCACTGAGCTTTCTTGGACCAAGCGCATCAACAAGCCTTCTGAGGTGCTACGCATCGGGCAAGAGGTCGACGCCGTCGTCCTCGGCATCCAAAAAGAGGAGCAGAAGATTTCTCTCGGTATCCGCCAGCTCGACGTCAATCCATGGGATATGGTTCGCCATAACTATCCTGTTGGAGCCCGTGTTCGCGGCAAGGTGCGCAACCTCACTAGCTATGGTGCCTTTGTTGAGCTCGAAGAGGGTATTGATGGTATGATCCACGTTTCAGACATGAGCTGGACACGCAAGATCAACCACCCAAGCGAAGCCATCAAGAAGGGCGACGAAATCGACGCACTGGTATTGGATGTCGATGCCGATCAACAACGCATCTCTCTCGGCATGAAGCAGGTTACCACAGACCCATGGGAAGAGATCGAAAATTACTTCAAGATCGGTGATGTCGTTGAAGGCAAGGTGTCGAAGATGACCAGCTATGGTGCATTTATCGAACTCGACCATGACATCGACGGCCTCGTGCATATTTCGCAAATCAGCGAAGAGCGTATTGATAAGGTCAAGGACGTCCTTGAAGCAGAGCAAAAGATTTATGCTCGTGTTATCAAGATCGACCGTGACGAGCGTCGTATTGGCCTCTCTATCAAGGCTGCTGAATACGATGAGGATCAACTCGAACGCGAGCGTATCGCCTTCGACGCCCTCAACAGCTCAGACGATCTCACCAACCTCGGTGATATCCTCGACAACGTCACGACCAAGTAGAGGTCAGCCCAAACTTATTCATCAAAACGCCTGCTTCCTACCGGAGCAGGCGTTTTTTATTCCGCCTCCTGGGGAATCCGAGTCCCAGCGTGGCATGAGTTAAGCCGTGTCTATTCTGCTTTAATCACAATGATTTAGGTTTCTGAATATAAAGTAAGGACCCTCCAAATCGTGAATTCGGGATTTTTGACTAAACCTGGAAGGAAAGATGCCAGACAGAAAGCTCAAATAACTGAATGGCAGTATCTGTCACGAATCTTGCTGACTAGAGGAATGATATTTAAGTCGATTTTTACGACATGCAGGGATTGTTTCTCAAAATTCAATGCAATTTACACCCTCACTTGGATAACCTTTGGCGTAACACTGGCTGGTTTTCTTTTCTTTTCTAATCGTTTGATTGATACGATTGGTGCTGAAATTTTAGTTGGTTGTTCGGTTTTTCTTATTTTCAGTCACCAGAGGTTTAAAAATACGAATGGGTGGACCTTTCGGCATTGGCTTATCGCATTTGTAGCTCCTGGCTTATTGGTTTCTATGTTGATTCTCGTAGTCGGCTTTGTGTGGAGTCAATTTAATCGAGTTGAGATTGTGATAATCGGAAATGGCGATGGCCAATATGGACAAAGTGTTCAATCACGCAGCCAGGTTTTTGCTTTTATTGAGTCTGAAGTCTCAAATGTTAAGCGGAATGTTAAATTGAGATTAGATGGGGATTATCAGGATTTAAATAAGAAGAAAGAGTCGGAACCAGATTCATCTGGCGGGCCCGATACGAGTGTAAATGTGGACACAGTATATAGTCGCTGGATTTCTAATATATCCGAGACAAAACCACATATTTTGGAACTTGATGTAATCTGGATTTCAGATTTAGTAGATAAAGGAATA
Above is a genomic segment from Opitutales bacterium containing:
- the rpsA gene encoding 30S ribosomal protein S1, with the translated sequence MSSLMDDLMAESQFQQLAEGSIVKGTIIEVRPNEVVADIGGKAEGVIPSHEFFDVGELQIGEEIEVFLERLEDKDGNPVISFDKAEQKKNWENILTKCEEGSIVQGRVKAKVKGGLIVSIGVDSFLPASQIDIQPPKNLDQYMGQTYDFKVLKINLDRKNIVVSRRELIEEQRQEKRRKLLDEVKPGDSRTGVVKNITDYGAFVDLDGLDGLLHITDMSWGRISHPSEMLKQGEEITVMIIEVNRDRERVSLGLKQLSSNPWDKIEEKYPVNVRISGRVVNLVPYGAFIEIEEGVEGLVHVTELSWTKRINKPSEVLRIGQEVDAVVLGIQKEEQKISLGIRQLDVNPWDMVRHNYPVGARVRGKVRNLTSYGAFVELEEGIDGMIHVSDMSWTRKINHPSEAIKKGDEIDALVLDVDADQQRISLGMKQVTTDPWEEIENYFKIGDVVEGKVSKMTSYGAFIELDHDIDGLVHISQISEERIDKVKDVLEAEQKIYARVIKIDRDERRIGLSIKAAEYDEDQLERERIAFDALNSSDDLTNLGDILDNVTTK
- a CDS encoding response regulator transcription factor produces the protein MPQPKPLILVVEDEKELANLISEQLEMAGMMTQVYHRISRIVRFLKNNFANLLLLDINLPDGTGFSLMEELRRNGIQVPVIFLTGNNSEVQKVKGLEMGGDDYITKPFSFPELIARIHAVLRRAETSKDNHITQNAKVSTNDFKFCTALVSPGRMEIIFDDGTSEKIGRKELGILTYLVSNPHTVLTRRSLIHSVWGIHADVRSRSLDQYIVKIRDHFSRHNTSLDAFRTIHGVGYIYDPKDETTTAKDK
- the bcp gene encoding thioredoxin-dependent thiol peroxidase; the protein is MNKPTPLEAGATAPDFAYRDAAGTELHTSGLRGRTYVVYFYPKDDTPGCTKQACGLRDQWTDFSDQNISVIGVSGDSEASHDKFRKKHSLNFPLASDPELTTANGFGVYGEKKFMGKTYEGIYRMTFIVGPEGTILKTYPKVKPEEHANQILSDLKELPA
- a CDS encoding M23 family metallopeptidase, which gives rise to MITWKHTIVGKMPAKPYIWIALLLSGWCPLWPQAGGPITWPTSNTAFMRGEDLSAFIQPTVSGRVTSGLYGCVRNDGFRFHEGIDLFPIFRTPNGEADEPVFAVMNGRVMHVNPVASRSGYGRYVVLEHTDADIPVYTLYSHLADIAEGVEEGVWLQAGDPVGGLGRSAAYDIPKSRAHVHFEIGLRIGNGFQGWYDQQDFTAPNHFGIWNGMNLVGFDPLAFFEAVRDGEFTSFHAHIQTFAELAVLRVHTSKIPDLIQRYPTLLTRPIEPGSGIAAWDIVFSQYGFPIRLTPWFAGELPARNGGSVELLSIDERLRAETRCWKSFSRSRDTYEVAAFMQRTLAILFEH